From Xylocopilactobacillus apis, a single genomic window includes:
- the rnmV gene encoding ribonuclease M5 — translation MINNKIRSVVVVEGKKDTQRLRLIDPNVRTIETRGAAVDKDIVALIKKVSKTEEVVVLTDPDFSGERIRRIISQQVSGIKHAFLRQKDAIPGKESHHASLGVEHAPEKAIIRALNEVSREEKEKPKLINKLDLMKLKLLNSPEARIRREYISEKLNLGHVNGNHLAERLQLLGVSLSDLKNILEKKDHE, via the coding sequence ATGATAAATAATAAAATTAGGTCGGTAGTTGTTGTAGAAGGGAAAAAGGATACTCAGCGGTTACGATTAATAGATCCAAATGTTAGAACTATTGAAACAAGAGGTGCAGCTGTTGATAAAGATATCGTCGCTTTAATAAAAAAAGTAAGTAAGACTGAAGAAGTGGTTGTTTTAACGGATCCAGATTTTTCTGGTGAACGAATTAGGCGGATTATTTCGCAACAAGTTTCAGGAATTAAACATGCTTTTTTAAGACAAAAAGATGCGATTCCGGGAAAAGAGAGTCATCATGCTTCGCTGGGAGTTGAACATGCACCAGAAAAAGCAATTATTAGAGCACTTAATGAAGTATCTCGTGAAGAAAAAGAAAAGCCGAAATTAATTAATAAACTAGATTTAATGAAGTTAAAATTATTGAATTCTCCCGAAGCTAGAATTAGAAGAGAGTATATTTCGGAAAAATTAAATTTGGGTCACGTAAATGGTAATCATTTAGCTGAGAGACTGCAGCTTTTAGGAGTTAGCTTGTCTGATCTCAAAAATATTTTAGAAAAGAAAGATCATGAATAA
- a CDS encoding TatD family hydrolase, whose protein sequence is MAKIDPTLLLPPQDHSYQIFNSHCHLNDDSEFENVDQLIDEGNKFNVTNYIVVGSNQLLNDRAIGICNKYHNCFPAIGWHPDSWQEYTDEKLTKYLDMNNSNLIIGEIGLDYHYSKEDRIEQQTVFSLQLDLAQQYQRPISIHTREAFEDTIRLLKDKSINNGIIHNFNTGPKQAEAYLNQGLMLSVSGVVTFKNAEELRESLKIIPLDRLLVETDDPYLTPVPYRGKPNHPAYVYFTLKYIAEFLQIDIKTLAAQIFKNTEKLVNDK, encoded by the coding sequence ATGGCTAAAATTGACCCGACTTTACTGTTACCACCCCAAGATCATAGTTATCAGATTTTTAATTCTCACTGCCATTTAAATGATGATAGTGAGTTTGAAAATGTTGATCAATTAATTGATGAAGGAAACAAATTTAACGTTACAAATTATATTGTTGTTGGATCGAATCAACTTTTAAATGATCGAGCAATTGGTATTTGCAACAAGTATCATAATTGTTTTCCAGCTATTGGTTGGCATCCGGATTCTTGGCAGGAATATACTGACGAAAAATTAACCAAGTATTTGGATATGAATAATTCTAATTTAATAATTGGCGAAATAGGTTTAGATTATCATTATTCGAAAGAGGATCGAATTGAGCAGCAAACGGTTTTTTCTCTGCAGCTTGATCTTGCACAGCAGTACCAGCGTCCGATATCAATCCATACTCGTGAAGCATTTGAAGATACTATCCGTTTATTAAAGGACAAGAGTATTAATAATGGTATTATTCATAATTTTAATACCGGACCAAAACAAGCGGAAGCATATTTGAATCAAGGATTAATGCTTTCAGTTAGCGGTGTTGTAACTTTTAAGAATGCTGAAGAGTTAAGAGAAAGTCTAAAAATAATTCCTCTTGACCGTTTATTAGTTGAAACAGATGATCCATATTTAACGCCAGTTCCATATCGAGGGAAACCTAATCATCCGGCGTATGTGTATTTCACTCTTAAGTATATTGCTGAATTCCTTCAAATTGATATAAAAACTCTTGCAGCTCAAATTTTTAAGAATACGGAAAAACTAGTTAATGATAAATAA
- the metG gene encoding methionine--tRNA ligase, whose protein sequence is MSTNKKFYITTPIYYPSGRLQLGNTYTTVLADSLARFHRLKGESVYFLTGSDEHGLKIERKAEENNQKPIEYLDEQIANFKKLWKLMDISYDQFIRTTDPEHEKKVQHIFSKLQEQGDIYKGEYVGWYSVSDEEYFTESQLAEVYRDESGKVIGGKAPSGHEVELVKEETYFFKMSKYADWLLKYYQDHPNFIQPASRMNEMINNFIKPGLEDLAVTRTKVDWGVKVPGDPKHVIYVWIDALSNYITALGYDPDQKQQPELFEKFWPANLHLVGKEIVRFHTIYWPIMLHALNLPLPDEILGHGWLIMKNGKMSKSKGNVIYPETLIDRYGLDAVRYYLLKMMPYGNDGVFTPEDFVTRLNSDLANDLGNLLSRTVSMINLYNDGVIPKLSNLNKEDVSIEELSVQIYKDYDEAMSTANLGDALDAVWTFIRRTNKYIDETQPWVKAKDSSLKNELNDVLAHLAASLRFIGTLLQPIMTETPKKIFEQLGLDQISLIKDLNFLDLPENSKVVERPTSIFPRIKAKEEVEFVSKLVSKSTKGKGRAHMEELKKEEQKSIQYDDFSKVKMVVAEIKEAEFLPNSEKLIKFILDDGHNHHRQILSGIRKWYPEPEKLIGKKVIIVANLAARKMAGSQSEGMILAGENGDGNVVLTLMPDVLEPGAEIS, encoded by the coding sequence ATGTCAACGAATAAGAAATTTTATATTACAACTCCAATCTATTATCCTAGCGGAAGACTTCAGTTAGGTAATACGTACACTACTGTTTTAGCTGATAGTTTAGCAAGATTTCATCGTTTAAAAGGAGAATCTGTTTACTTTTTAACAGGTTCAGATGAACATGGTCTTAAGATTGAAAGAAAGGCCGAAGAAAATAATCAAAAACCGATCGAATACCTTGATGAACAAATAGCCAATTTTAAAAAACTTTGGAAATTAATGGATATTTCGTATGATCAATTTATCAGAACTACTGATCCAGAGCATGAAAAAAAAGTTCAGCATATTTTTAGTAAGCTTCAAGAACAAGGGGATATTTATAAAGGAGAATACGTAGGTTGGTATTCAGTATCTGACGAAGAGTACTTCACTGAATCTCAATTAGCTGAAGTTTATCGCGATGAGAGTGGAAAAGTTATTGGCGGTAAAGCTCCTAGCGGTCATGAAGTTGAGCTGGTTAAAGAAGAAACTTATTTTTTCAAAATGAGTAAATATGCGGACTGGTTATTAAAGTATTATCAGGATCATCCAAATTTCATTCAGCCGGCATCCCGGATGAATGAAATGATTAATAATTTTATTAAACCTGGACTAGAAGATTTAGCAGTTACTAGAACTAAAGTTGATTGGGGAGTCAAAGTTCCAGGTGATCCTAAACACGTTATTTATGTTTGGATTGACGCTTTAAGTAATTATATAACTGCTTTGGGATACGATCCTGATCAAAAACAGCAGCCAGAATTATTTGAAAAATTTTGGCCGGCAAACTTACATTTAGTAGGTAAAGAAATTGTTCGTTTTCATACGATATATTGGCCAATAATGTTACATGCACTAAATTTACCATTACCAGATGAAATATTAGGTCATGGCTGGTTAATTATGAAAAACGGAAAAATGAGCAAGTCTAAAGGTAATGTGATTTATCCAGAGACTCTTATTGATCGCTATGGCTTAGATGCAGTTCGTTATTATTTACTTAAAATGATGCCGTATGGCAACGATGGAGTTTTCACGCCGGAAGATTTTGTAACACGTCTTAATTCTGATTTAGCTAATGATTTGGGAAATTTGTTAAGTCGTACTGTAAGTATGATTAACTTGTACAATGATGGTGTAATTCCCAAACTGTCAAACTTAAACAAGGAAGATGTTAGTATTGAAGAATTATCGGTTCAAATATATAAAGATTATGATGAAGCGATGAGCACGGCTAACCTTGGAGATGCGCTAGATGCAGTATGGACATTTATTAGACGTACGAATAAGTATATTGATGAGACGCAACCTTGGGTCAAAGCCAAAGATTCATCATTAAAAAATGAATTAAATGATGTTCTTGCACATCTAGCTGCTTCATTAAGATTTATTGGCACACTCTTACAGCCGATTATGACAGAAACACCTAAAAAAATTTTTGAACAGTTAGGATTGGATCAGATCAGTTTAATTAAAGATTTGAATTTTTTGGATCTTCCAGAAAATTCTAAAGTAGTTGAAAGACCAACTTCTATTTTTCCAAGGATTAAAGCAAAAGAGGAAGTAGAGTTTGTTAGTAAATTGGTTAGTAAGAGTACAAAAGGGAAAGGGCGTGCTCATATGGAAGAGTTGAAGAAAGAAGAACAGAAGTCTATTCAGTACGACGATTTTAGTAAAGTAAAGATGGTTGTTGCTGAAATAAAAGAAGCCGAATTTTTACCGAATTCTGAAAAATTAATCAAATTTATTCTTGATGATGGACACAACCATCATCGCCAGATACTGAGTGGAATTAGAAAATGGTATCCTGAACCGGAGAAATTGATTGGTAAGAAAGTTATAATTGTTGCCAATCTAGCTGCTAGAAAAATGGCGGGAAGCCAAAGTGAAGGAATGATTTTAGCTGGTGAAAATGGCGATGGAAATGTTGTTTTAACTCTTATGCCGGATGTATTAGAACCGGGAGCAGAAATTAGCTAA
- the pflB gene encoding formate C-acetyltransferase: protein MKQLTKNELAEYWDGFKPGRWQEEVDIRDFIQENFLGYDGDESFLEGPTEATTVLNNQVLNLKKKEREVGGVLAADNNIPSTITSHGAGYLNKDLEKIVGLQTNAPLKRAFMPFGGIRMAEDALTSYGFETDPKMHKVFTEWHKTHNQGVFDIYTPEMRAARHYKIVTGLPDAYARGRIVSDFPRIAVYGIDHLMEEKAKDYAGIGDGEMTEEVMRLREEVSDQYRALNDMKKMAAAYGYDISKPAKNAQEAIQWIYFGYLAAIKTQNGAAMSVGRLDDVIDIFIQRDLDNGVINETEAQELVDHFIMKLRLVRFIRTPDYNSLFSGDPIWATLSIAGMGMDGRHHITKTSFRILKTLENMGAAPEPNITLLWSDRLPEGFKRYATEVSINSSTIQYENDDLMRTQWGTDYYGIACCVSAQPIADGVQYFGARANLAKAILYAINGGVDELGHKQVGPAYEPITSEYIDYDEFMKKFDKQMDWLADIYVNALNVIHFSHDKYYYEAAQLALKDTRLNRTFATGISGFSHAVDSICAIKYGHVKPIRDEDGVAIDFVADNDDYPRYGNNDDRADDIAKWLVKTFYSKMNTHQLYRGSKLSTSVLTITSNVVYGKNTGTTPNGRKAGEPFSPGANPSYGAESHGALASLMSTAKIPYKYATDGISNTFGITPNTLGHDMEARKDSLVNMIDGYMVNNGMHLNVNVFNRDTLIDAQKHPEEYPTLTVRVSGYCVYFADLTKEQQDDVIARTFFEQM, encoded by the coding sequence ATGAAACAGTTGACTAAAAATGAGTTAGCTGAATATTGGGATGGATTTAAACCTGGTCGTTGGCAGGAAGAAGTTGATATTCGTGATTTTATTCAAGAAAACTTCTTAGGTTACGATGGTGATGAATCATTTCTTGAAGGCCCAACTGAAGCTACAACAGTATTAAATAATCAAGTTTTAAATTTAAAGAAAAAAGAACGTGAAGTTGGTGGTGTTTTAGCTGCTGACAATAATATTCCAAGTACAATTACTTCTCATGGAGCAGGATATTTAAATAAAGATCTTGAAAAGATTGTTGGGTTACAAACTAATGCACCATTGAAGCGTGCTTTTATGCCTTTTGGTGGGATTAGAATGGCTGAAGACGCTTTGACTTCTTATGGGTTTGAAACAGATCCAAAAATGCATAAAGTATTTACGGAATGGCATAAAACTCATAATCAAGGTGTTTTTGATATTTATACTCCTGAAATGAGAGCTGCACGTCACTATAAGATTGTTACCGGACTTCCTGATGCTTATGCTCGAGGTCGAATTGTTTCAGATTTCCCTCGAATTGCAGTTTATGGGATTGATCATTTGATGGAAGAAAAAGCAAAAGATTATGCTGGAATTGGCGACGGCGAAATGACTGAAGAAGTTATGCGTCTTCGTGAAGAAGTATCAGATCAATATCGTGCCTTAAATGACATGAAGAAGATGGCAGCAGCTTATGGTTATGATATTTCTAAACCAGCAAAAAATGCTCAGGAAGCAATTCAATGGATTTACTTTGGTTACTTAGCAGCCATTAAGACTCAAAACGGGGCAGCAATGTCAGTAGGCCGTCTTGATGATGTAATAGATATCTTTATCCAAAGAGATCTTGATAATGGAGTAATTAACGAAACTGAAGCACAAGAATTAGTTGATCATTTCATTATGAAATTAAGATTAGTTCGTTTCATTAGAACTCCTGACTATAATTCGCTATTCTCAGGTGATCCAATCTGGGCAACATTATCAATTGCTGGAATGGGTATGGATGGACGTCATCATATAACTAAAACTTCATTTAGAATTTTGAAGACTTTGGAAAATATGGGAGCAGCTCCTGAGCCTAACATTACTTTGCTATGGTCTGACCGCCTTCCTGAAGGATTCAAACGGTATGCAACTGAGGTTTCTATCAATAGTTCAACAATTCAGTATGAAAATGATGATTTGATGAGAACTCAGTGGGGAACTGATTATTATGGAATTGCTTGCTGTGTTTCTGCTCAGCCAATTGCTGATGGTGTTCAGTATTTCGGTGCTCGTGCCAACTTGGCAAAAGCAATCCTTTATGCAATAAACGGTGGTGTTGATGAGTTAGGACATAAGCAAGTAGGGCCTGCTTACGAACCAATTACGAGTGAATACATTGATTATGATGAATTCATGAAGAAGTTTGATAAACAAATGGATTGGCTTGCTGATATTTATGTTAATGCTTTAAATGTAATTCACTTCTCACATGATAAGTATTATTATGAAGCAGCTCAGCTTGCTTTAAAGGATACTCGTTTAAATCGTACTTTTGCTACTGGTATTTCAGGATTCTCTCATGCAGTTGATTCAATCTGTGCGATCAAATATGGTCATGTAAAACCAATTCGTGACGAAGATGGTGTTGCTATTGACTTTGTAGCTGATAATGATGATTATCCTCGTTATGGAAATAATGATGATCGTGCTGATGATATTGCTAAATGGTTAGTTAAGACTTTCTATTCAAAGATGAACACACACCAATTATATCGTGGTTCAAAACTTTCTACTTCTGTTCTAACGATTACTTCAAATGTAGTTTATGGTAAAAATACAGGAACTACTCCTAATGGACGTAAAGCTGGAGAACCATTTTCTCCAGGGGCAAATCCATCATATGGAGCTGAAAGTCACGGAGCTTTAGCATCTCTTATGTCTACTGCTAAAATTCCTTACAAGTATGCTACTGATGGGATTTCCAATACCTTCGGAATTACACCAAATACTCTTGGACATGACATGGAAGCAAGAAAAGATTCATTAGTAAATATGATTGATGGTTACATGGTTAATAATGGAATGCATTTAAACGTTAATGTGTTTAATCGTGATACTTTAATTGATGCTCAAAAGCATCCAGAAGAATATCCAACTTTAACTGTTCGTGTATCAGGATATTGCGTATACTTTGCTGATCTTACTAAGGAACAACAAGATGATGTAATAGCTCGTACATTCTTTGAACAAATGTAA
- the glmU gene encoding bifunctional UDP-N-acetylglucosamine diphosphorylase/glucosamine-1-phosphate N-acetyltransferase GlmU — MENSVNAIILAAGKGTRMKSKIHKVMHEICHRPLIDWVLDGVADFNSSQIFTVVGFDREQIEHHLQNRSKIVFEEKQLGTADAVKSVRGLLEGKDGVTLVLNGDSPLLTKDTINQLIDFHVKAKSPLTLLTADLDNPQGYGRIIHDKNHKFLRIVEQKDGNAEELSIHEVNSGVYCFDNRLLFDYIDQIQNRNSQKEYYLTDLVEIFRNNGLQPMTYKTSDSDEILGVNDLIALNTARKIIQTRINTHLLKSGVQLIDPDHTYIDASVQIGHDTIIEANVQLMGNTKIGDNCHIGMGSEIRNSIIHDNVTVTSSLIEESEMLSGSDIGPNSHLRPDALIGEGVHIGNFCEIKNANIGRNTKVGHLSYVGDADLGEEINVGCGVVFVNYDGVNKHRSKVGSYSFLGSGSNIVAPIDIADHSFIAAGSTITNDVPYHALAFGRAKQVNKENYWDRLPIAKSSSWSK; from the coding sequence ATGGAAAATAGCGTAAATGCAATTATTTTAGCTGCTGGTAAAGGAACCAGGATGAAGTCAAAAATTCATAAAGTTATGCATGAAATTTGTCATCGTCCTTTAATTGATTGGGTTTTAGATGGTGTAGCTGATTTTAATTCATCTCAGATTTTTACAGTTGTTGGTTTTGATCGAGAACAAATTGAACATCATTTACAAAACCGCTCAAAAATAGTTTTTGAAGAAAAACAATTAGGAACCGCAGATGCTGTGAAATCTGTCCGTGGCTTACTGGAAGGGAAAGATGGGGTTACTCTTGTTTTGAATGGAGATTCTCCATTATTAACAAAAGACACAATCAATCAATTGATTGATTTTCATGTAAAAGCTAAAAGTCCTCTCACACTTTTAACAGCGGATTTAGATAATCCTCAAGGTTATGGACGTATTATTCATGATAAAAATCATAAATTTCTAAGAATCGTTGAGCAAAAGGACGGTAATGCTGAAGAACTATCTATTCATGAAGTGAATTCTGGCGTTTACTGTTTTGATAATCGATTATTATTTGACTATATTGATCAAATTCAAAACCGTAATAGCCAAAAGGAATACTATTTAACGGATCTGGTTGAAATATTTAGAAACAACGGATTACAGCCGATGACTTATAAAACTTCTGATTCTGATGAAATTTTAGGCGTGAATGATTTAATTGCATTAAATACAGCTCGAAAAATAATTCAAACTCGTATTAATACTCATCTCTTGAAGAGCGGTGTTCAACTAATTGATCCCGATCATACTTACATTGATGCAAGTGTTCAAATTGGTCATGATACAATTATTGAGGCCAATGTTCAGTTGATGGGAAATACTAAAATTGGTGATAATTGCCATATTGGAATGGGGAGTGAAATTAGAAATTCTATCATCCATGATAATGTTACCGTCACCAGTTCTTTGATTGAGGAATCAGAAATGTTAAGTGGTTCTGATATTGGGCCTAATAGTCATTTAAGACCAGATGCATTGATTGGTGAAGGTGTACATATTGGTAATTTTTGTGAAATCAAAAACGCTAATATTGGTAGAAATACTAAAGTTGGTCACTTATCGTATGTTGGAGATGCCGATCTTGGTGAAGAAATTAACGTTGGGTGTGGAGTAGTTTTTGTTAACTATGACGGGGTTAATAAACATCGATCAAAGGTTGGTTCATATTCATTTCTTGGAAGTGGTTCTAATATTGTTGCCCCAATCGATATTGCTGATCATAGCTTTATTGCAGCGGGTTCTACAATTACTAATGATGTACCTTACCATGCATTGGCTTTTGGAAGAGCAAAACAGGTTAATAAAGAAAATTATTGGGATCGTCTTCCAATTGCTAAATCGTCTTCATGGTCAAAATAA
- the rsmA gene encoding 16S rRNA (adenine(1518)-N(6)/adenine(1519)-N(6))-dimethyltransferase RsmA, whose protein sequence is MNKFKTKKSLGQNFLESSQTIEKIIKLANLTSDSDVIEIGVGSANLTTYLAQSAKRVLGFEIDTSLMPILERKLNDFPNVYITFGDVLKLDLKEEINSKLANFENLTVVANIPYYITSPIIHLLLESGISFKNIILMVQKEVAQRITAKPNTSEYSTLSIYVQEFCDPKLEFIVDKSNFSPAPKVDSAMITLRQHLNQKPLTDVESEMKLVQLAFSNRRKQLKNNLFNLTSDPKKKEQISLLIEELFGNSKIRAQELSLMEYRKLLSKLRENGLW, encoded by the coding sequence ATGAATAAGTTTAAAACTAAAAAGAGTTTGGGACAGAATTTTCTTGAAAGTTCTCAAACGATTGAAAAAATTATTAAATTAGCTAATTTAACTTCAGACTCAGATGTAATAGAAATTGGAGTAGGTTCAGCCAACCTAACCACATATTTAGCTCAGTCCGCAAAAAGAGTATTGGGATTTGAAATTGACACAAGTTTAATGCCAATTTTAGAAAGAAAATTAAATGATTTTCCAAATGTCTACATTACTTTTGGAGATGTTCTTAAACTTGACCTGAAAGAAGAAATAAACTCAAAATTAGCTAACTTTGAAAACTTAACTGTGGTAGCTAATATTCCTTACTATATAACTTCGCCTATTATTCATTTGTTGTTAGAATCTGGAATCTCATTTAAAAATATAATTTTAATGGTTCAAAAAGAAGTTGCTCAGAGAATAACTGCTAAACCGAATACAAGTGAATATAGTACTTTATCAATATATGTGCAGGAGTTTTGTGATCCAAAACTCGAGTTTATAGTTGATAAAAGTAATTTTTCACCTGCTCCAAAGGTTGATTCTGCCATGATAACTCTTAGACAGCATTTAAATCAAAAGCCATTAACTGATGTTGAATCAGAAATGAAGCTTGTTCAATTAGCTTTTAGTAACCGAAGAAAACAGCTAAAAAATAATTTATTTAATTTAACATCTGACCCTAAGAAAAAAGAACAAATTTCTTTACTTATTGAAGAATTATTTGGAAATTCCAAAATTAGAGCACAAGAATTGTCTTTAATGGAATATAGAAAACTTTTAAGCAAATTAAGAGAAAACGGCTTGTGGTAA
- a CDS encoding Veg family protein yields MPNNIAKIKDNLDSKIGQHVVVRAQAGRKKIIKRNGTLKQTFRAVFIVDLDEHKSTYERVSYSYTDLLTKNVELNFDND; encoded by the coding sequence ATGCCGAATAATATTGCAAAAATTAAGGATAATTTGGATTCTAAGATTGGACAACACGTTGTTGTCAGAGCACAGGCTGGTCGAAAAAAAATAATTAAGAGAAATGGTACGCTCAAGCAGACCTTTAGAGCGGTTTTTATTGTAGATCTTGATGAACATAAAAGTACTTATGAACGAGTGTCATATAGTTATACTGACCTCTTAACTAAGAATGTAGAATTAAATTTTGATAATGATTAA
- a CDS encoding ribose-phosphate diphosphokinase — MSVGGLKLFALSSNVPLSRKIARQMGVELQPRSVARFSDGEIQIDIGASIRGDDIFLIQSTSEPVNDNLMELLIMVDAMRRASARSINVVMPYYGYARQDRKANPREPITAKLVANMLESAGVNRVITIDLHAAQIQGFFDIPVDHLRGVPVFTGYILDNGYDDNAVIVSPDHGGVNRARVLAEYLKAPLAIIDKRRPKPNVSEVMNIIGDVKGKRAIIVDDIIDTAGTLVHAADALLNAGAKSVIACGTHAVLSGPAIERIQKSGMEKVIVTDTINVPKEKRCSKLEIVSVGPMMGEAISRAYHGDSLSPLFEIKNRYLYRDVKRASDVHKINDSHN, encoded by the coding sequence TTGTCTGTTGGTGGTCTAAAACTTTTTGCATTGAGTTCTAATGTACCGTTATCTAGAAAAATTGCACGTCAAATGGGAGTTGAATTACAACCTCGTTCAGTGGCAAGATTTAGTGATGGAGAGATTCAAATTGATATTGGAGCTAGTATTCGAGGTGATGATATCTTTTTAATTCAATCAACCTCTGAGCCAGTTAATGATAATCTGATGGAATTACTTATCATGGTTGATGCTATGCGTAGAGCATCAGCTCGTTCAATTAATGTAGTGATGCCTTATTATGGGTATGCTCGTCAGGATCGGAAAGCTAATCCCAGAGAACCAATCACTGCAAAATTAGTGGCAAACATGTTAGAAAGTGCGGGAGTAAATAGGGTAATAACGATTGATTTACATGCTGCTCAGATTCAAGGATTTTTTGATATTCCAGTAGATCATCTAAGAGGAGTTCCTGTTTTTACTGGCTATATTTTAGATAATGGATATGATGATAATGCAGTTATTGTTTCCCCTGATCACGGTGGAGTAAATCGTGCACGTGTACTAGCTGAGTATTTAAAAGCACCTTTGGCAATTATTGATAAACGTAGACCCAAGCCTAATGTTTCAGAAGTAATGAATATTATTGGTGATGTAAAAGGTAAGAGAGCAATTATCGTTGATGATATTATTGATACAGCTGGAACTTTAGTTCATGCTGCAGATGCGCTTTTAAACGCTGGAGCAAAATCAGTAATAGCATGTGGTACTCATGCTGTTCTTTCAGGACCTGCAATTGAAAGGATTCAAAAATCAGGAATGGAAAAAGTAATAGTTACAGATACCATCAATGTACCAAAGGAAAAAAGATGCAGTAAATTGGAGATTGTTTCTGTTGGTCCAATGATGGGGGAAGCAATTTCTCGTGCTTATCACGGAGATTCCTTATCACCGTTATTTGAGATTAAAAACCGCTATTTGTATCGTGACGTCAAAAGAGCAAGTGACGTTCACAAGATTAATGATAGTCATAATTGA